ATATTTAATGATAATAGTACAGAGATTGCCATACTGTTTAATAAAAGTAATGGATCCAAATATGAGAATTGCAAAAGTGATTTCGTTGATTTTATAACTAGAATTGTTACAGAAATGATGAAATATCAGCTATCTTTGCAGGGTAAAAGGCTTAAGGATAATTTTGTTATATATCTTATTTCCCATAGTCTTGTAGAAAGTGTTTCCATTATACTTGAAGAAATACAAGATGGAGCTGAGGTGAGAAGACTTATACTTAATATAATTGACATTTTTTATAGGGATCTTAAAGATAAATTAGATAGTGAGCAAATATAATAAGTTTATTTTTTTAAAACAAAAGAGAACCATGGTTCACCATGGACGAATTGGAGGAATTTAATTAATGGCCAGTTTTATAGAATTAGAAAATGTAAAAAAGACTTATGATATGGGAGAAGTTATTATTAAAGCGGTGGATGGTGTTTCATTTTCCATAGATAGGGGAGAGTTTGTTGTTGTTCTTGGCCCCAGTGGAGCAGGAAAATCTACAATTCTTAATCTTTTAGGTGGTATGGATCAGGTAACAGATGGAAATATATACATAGATGGGAAGAATATTAGTAAATATAATAAAAAGATGCTTACAAAGTATAGGCGTGAAGATATAGGTTTTGTATTTCAGTTTTATAATTTAGTTCAGAACTTAAATGCTGTAGAGAATGTTGAGCTTG
The DNA window shown above is from Haloimpatiens massiliensis and carries:
- a CDS encoding TetR/AcrR family transcriptional regulator is translated as MQYLKDEVRNSIVEEALKEFKELGYKGASIRSIAKKANTSVGNIYKYFKSKEDLYENLIGSVYYRIMDYINQFHKVEINHKAEEIFYGLMEKIMEIFNDNSTEIAILFNKSNGSKYENCKSDFVDFITRIVTEMMKYQLSLQGKRLKDNFVIYLISHSLVESVSIILEEIQDGAEVRRLILNIIDIFYRDLKDKLDSEQI